Within Rhododendron vialii isolate Sample 1 chromosome 12a, ASM3025357v1, the genomic segment AGGTAAGAGTATTGTCAAGGATCTAAGATACATTTTCGTCACTTGAAAATTCAAACTCCTTCGATGGCACAGTGCTGAACTCTTCTGGGATTTCTCTGTATAGGGTAACCCAGGAAATGCTCCGTTAGTGGTAGGGCAACTGCTAGATGATGAGTGCCCTGAAGATTTTATCGAAGGCCTTATTCTCTCTGTCCATTCTTTATTCcagttgaaccactggagtgtAAGATGATGGCACTACTCTTCCCCATCATCTTCTCTGACACTATCCACCCAAACAACACAACGCTTTCTGCCCCATGGTCCAGATCTAGAAATCACCTTCCACTGTCCAGCTCCTCCTCATCTGCCCACCGTCACAACCCGGCTTTTCCGGTAGCCTTAACACTCTCCACTGTCACATCCTCATCCGTCCACCGTCACAACTCGTTTCCTCCTCGtccaaaaaagaacaaaaggaaGGCTAAATAAAGGAAGTCAATTGAGCTTTAAAGCCTTAAATGATCTGGTTTGCGGCCTTCATATTGGCCAATATGGAGGTGATTAGGTGTCTAGAAAACTAAATATAAAGTCCCCACTTGGGTaagatggttctctctctctctctctctctctctctctctctctctctcgtgtgccATTCTTTAACCTGTGACCAATAGCAAAAAATCATTCAGAACGATCAATGGAGGTGGCCACCGCCGCAGATCTGTGGACAATGGCATGCTCCCCGGCAAGTATGATTTTCCCGGGAGCTCTTGCTATCGCctccatactctctctctctctctgggtgtgtgtgtgtatgtctCTTTAGGGTCCAATTTTTGATTGGGAAACGATCAATTGTACAAACCCATTCGTGATTCGATTAGGATTTGTTGATTGGAAATTTTTGATCAGTAGAAATAGATTTGGGGTTCAATTTCTATTTCCATTTTGCATTAATTGGAACTTGTATAATTTTGGTTTTAGTGTCACAATAAACAATTAGgtgaaaaaaataagacatttcTTTGTTTATGTTTTCTAAGCAAATCATGGTTATGGAATTTAAGCATTGTAAGATTTGGAAATACTATTATGTTGGCAGGTTAATTACTAGCTTGCTACAAAGGGTTCCAGTACATTTACTTTCAATCCCCCAATTCATGCTGCCGAAAAATTACGTGCTTGGTAAAGATATTTACTTATACATATTAGGCAATATAAGTCCTAAGAACAAATCCAACTATTATTGTAGGTGTATGGCGAATGCTAAGGCAATTGTCAAATTGGCAATGCCGAAAAGAAATATGGGTGTAACTCCATCGCGTACTGAAACACCAAACAAGAATGAGTTTAAATGTGTTAATGAACTTCCCACTATTGTTGACAAGGTATGACTTTAAATTCATAGGTACGTGATTCAATAGGATATTGCAATAGCATGACAATTAACATAGAACTATGTGCAGCAAGAATTCCACTAGGTTGCAGTTACTTGCAAAGTTGTTGATTTGACACAACAATTCTGGTACCTAACATGTTCAAAATGCAATCATGCCACGGATGCAATGGGTAATGGTCCATTTTGGTGCAACCATTGTAAAAAGCGCATGCCACCAGTAGTAAGGTGTGTTTTAGCCCATGAAAATTCTTGCAAGTGGATACATTAACTAATACTTGATATCGTAATTAAAAAACCTAATTGTATGGTTCGTACCAAAATGTTTCGCAGCCTTAAATTCAACATTGAGTTGTCAGACAAAAAAGGTTCAATCGTTGCTACTGTGTTTCAACGAGATGCTGAAGGAATGTTTGGTATCACTGCTAAATTCATGACAAAAAACATACAATAGGTAGCTTGCATCAGAAATATTATTCATACAAGCTTATTGATGTTGATAATTTCTAAAGTGTAAATCTAAACGTAGGGTGAGTTATCTGCATCGGCACTTGAAAAGCTATGTCAAGGTATGAGTTATGTTGTGCGAGTCAAAGCATACAATTATACAAAGTCTAGGCTGCCCAAATGTTTGTATTCAGTTCAGGAGTATGATCTTCTCGCCAAAACTAAGCGTGGGAAGACTGTAAAAAATGCCGGTGGATCAACTTCAAGTGCTGAAAAGCCACGTAAAAAGGCGCGACAGCAACTATTTGTGGATAAACATTGCAATGGCTCAACAAATGATGACGATCTTCCGCTTGCAGTTGCTttccagaagaagaagaagaagaaggagtaGCTCCAAATGTGCAAGCCAAGTCTAAATAATAATGGAACATTGTAGTTGTGATGCAATTTCATACTTATGTACCAGTGCATTCTGTATGTATGATGATTAAAACAAATTATGCAATGCTATGTAATAGTGAATTTAGACAGGAGGCTTTGGTAATTCTTATGGATAATGACTGACTCTCTTGTAGTAACACCTTGTGATGTAGATACTTGATTtggaattagcaaaaaaatgaacaattatCCACTGAAGCATGGCTTGAGAATGCGAGAACCTTATTTATCAGAAAGGGAATTGGATTCTTTTCATGAAGCATTATGACTGCCAACGCATACAGAGGTGTCCAAGTGGTTGGATTACCTTCTGAAATTGCTCAAACCATAACATTTGAGGACAGAGTTACTTAACCTAACATGCAGTATCTACAAAGGCTCGTGGATGAAAAGTTGTGTTTGACTTATATAGATAGTTTATTGACATACTTGCTGAGTAAACATTAAAAGGCGAATACATTTTAAACATCTGGTGAAGTGGTACATTGGTGTATAATGGATGCAggtattatttttattaatcacTCTCTGATTATGCCTAAACATTTCTTGCAGGCGTTATCAGTTTATGATCATGAGGATCATACAATAAAAAATCAACCCTCTTCTGTGTGGACCTCTTAGTGCTGATatgatcatttattttttgcccaATCTCTTGCTCCAAAATGAAAGGTTTTGGAACTGTTCTCTGTAAAGAAGCAGTTCCTTAGTTCTCATAATGGTAACCTCAACTTGCAGCCGTTTGCTAATGTGTTGTTATCGCTGAAAATTATGCTTAAAAGGTATTTCATGGAAAAATCGGCTACTCAGCAGCTAACAATGTTTCTCTCCAACTCCTTGCTGCATTCGGCCTTATTTAGGATGAAGAGATCAAGCCCTTAGTGGACTATTGTACAATTATTACGGAGAGCTCAGTCTACCACTTGGTTTGATTATTCTGGTGATAAATTCTTGGCTAGCAAGAGTTAACTTTTGACAATTGATTGCAGTACAAATGTTATGCAATCAATAATTAGTAACATTGttagttctatttttttaaaggatGACTCAAATAACATCTTGAAGTTTTTCTTTCCTAAAAGTTGTTAGTTCTATTGGATGAAGAGTGTGTATACACAACTCAATGGAGAGCAGACTATCTGAAACACGTGAGGGATGTAAAATCATTGCTTATTTTATTGCGAGTATGTGCTGGTTGAAATAGCACTGGAGCAATTAAATGGACTATGTTGGCCTGCTTGGGTTcctaaacaaaaaacaaaacaacacatgGCTTCACTAAAGGCCAAACGCATGTAATGTTTTTGCAGGTTGTATGTCGCTGAGACAATTAATCAAACACAGGGCAGGCATGTATGAAACTCTGTTTCAAATACATTGGAACTTTAGATTGTAggcttgtttgtttttattacCTACTAgaacaagtaattaaaataaatgtgGAGCAATACAATGAAAAACATTCAAGACACACTCAAATGTTCAATGACTAGCTGTATTTCAAGTGTCAACATGAAGAATACAGTGGACTTCTGTGGAATTGGACTTTGATTCAATGTTTTACACAAACTAATAGTACAGGTATTTGAACTAGAATAATTCAAAGTTATAAATGTGGATGCAGTCATATTTATTGTCATATCTTGAAGATAGTAAATGCAAGGTACGACATTACAACACAAGAATATCCATACCATGATTCACATGTTATGCTGAATGTCCTTGAAGGTGAATGTCCTCAAAAGATTACGCCTTGGGAAGCTGATGCAAGCATCAATCACATCAGAGTTGGTGTTTTATGCTTATGCCATGTAGCACAAAAAGCTAGGCATGATATATGGGAGATGAGATTTGCAAATACGCTGAATAGAACACAGAGTTCGATACAAAATTCAATCATAACCAGTGAAATCCTATCTTGAAAGTAGGATTCTTGGAAATATATAAGACTGAACACTTAACATATTTTATTGTCTCATCTTTGGAAATTAGAAAATTCTTATATTCTCGTGTTTTATTTCCACTAGCCTAAAAGTTGTAACCAATTTTTTTACCTTCGAAACATATAATTATTTTTCACTAATTCATTTGTTatttaaaacaagaaacaatTTTATAGCTAGgaataaaaatttatatagaTTTTAATACCAGAAACATTCTCTAATTTAAAGTTGTAATTGTAAACATAGTTATTGCTGTTTGTGTACCTTTAAATACATAAAATAGAAAGTAATAGCACTGCAGCAATTTATGTCCATGCTCTATCATTTGCGGGAAAGATACTTACAAGATTTGCGCTGATTCAAGTACAAAGACTTATTAGTTGTTCcagtttaaaaaagaaaaattaagaaaaagaaggtaatttcaaggttAAAAATCATgcgtttacacaaataatttttctaccaatatggattttatttgatagatctcgttgagatcttttaaatgatgcaaataaaaaattaaaatcttttttaaaaattatatttgagtttgaaattaccttcttttaaagaaaaatgtttCGGGAGAAAGCGGAACGGCTCCTTACTAGATTTCCCTCTGCTAGCTCATGATTTTAGTGTCCATCACATCAATGCTAGCGTTTACCTCATGCAACTTAAAAACCTAGATATAGTTTGTGAATATGAAATCACAAGTACGCTGAACAAACTGTTTCTGGTATACAATTATGGCAGAGTCAACAGTACGCGAAAAGGTTGAGTTTATCAACTGTGATGCAACTTCATTCAATATCTTGCAGTTTACTAATCCAACTCATATCACATAAAGCCTCCGAGAATATATACTACTTGAGTTACGTCAAATCTTGCAGCTACTCAGAATCAGGAATGGAGCTAAAAATTTTACCACATTGAGGCGATTGTGcatgcaagaaaaaaatataaatacatatgCACAATCACGTAagtacattaaaactcaaaataacataaatacataaatcggTTTAACTAATGGAATCGATCTTGATGTATGtgtgttgtttttctttattgttcatcttcttttttattcatcACAAGTGGATGAATTCAGTAGATGGGCTTTCATATTAGTTGATTTTACCggtcaaaaaaacaaagaattaggaAAAATCTATAACatgaaagaaataaaacaataaaacatTAAACCCATCTAACGAAATGCGGAAGTTTCTTACTTGAATATTCATAATATTAACTCTATAAATTTATTTTAGCCCTTagcctttagtaattaatgttaGTATTCTCGTAGTTCAAAAGTTacaattatatatttttctttgcaAAATTCTGCACAAAGGCGGGCCTTTATACTTtcataagaattttttttatttacatataatagtagtgtttcttcttcttattgTAGGAGCGACCGCCCCTACTCGCCCCTCTTTAGCTCCATC encodes:
- the LOC131310008 gene encoding clathrin heavy chain 1-like, producing MEAKLPNARPLISDRFGYVSDLTHYLYWNNMLRYIEGYIQKGNPGNAPLVVGQLLDDECPEDFIEGLILSVHSLFQLNHWSVR